The nucleotide sequence AGCGCTCGCACGCGGATTGGGTAGTCCTACTCATCCATTCCGCCGCATAACCCGGCAACGTGGCCGCCATGACCGAACCGCCCCGTTCCGACCGTGCCGTCTTTGCCAGGCTCTCCGAACAATTCGACGCCCTATCCCGGCAGATGTCCCGCGTCTCCGGCGAGCTCGTCGAACTCGACCGGGTGATCGCCGCTGCGGGGGGCGCGACGCCCAACCCGGCTCCGCCGCCGCACCAGAACACGACGCCCTACTGGTATCCGCAGTGGCCGCAGTACTACCCGCCCGCCGCACCGGCACCAGCGCCGACGTTCGCCTACGCGGCGCCGCCCCAGCCCCGTCCGGCGGCGCCCGAGCCGGCGGCGGAGTCGGGCTGGATCGGCAAACTGCTCGCCGTCGCCGGGGTGGCCGTGACGTTGGTCGGTGTGGTGTTGCTGCTGGTGTTGGCCGCCAAGGCGGGCCTGCTGCGGCCCGAGATTCGGGTGGCCGGCGGTACGGCATTGTCGATCGCGCTCGTCGGCGTCGCGGTGTGGATGCGCACCCGGCCCGGTGGGCGGATCGGGGCGATCGCGCTGGCCGCCACCGGCATCGCCGCGGCGTATCTGGACGTCATCGCGATCACCACCATCTACGGCTGGGCGCCGGCGCCCGTCGGCCTCGTCATCGCCGCCGTCGTCGGCGCTGCCGGCCTGACCCTGGCCCGCCGCTGGGACTCCGAACACCTTGGGCTGCTGGTGCTGGTGCCGCTGATCGGCCTGGCCCCGGTCCTCACCAACGGCGTCGACCTGCTGCTCGTCGCCTTCATGATGGCCCTGTCGGCCGCCGCCTTGCCGGTGCAACTCGGCAAGGACTGGACGTGGATGCATGCGGCCCGGATCGCGGCCGTATCCGTGCCGCTGTTGGTGACGCTGATCGGCATCAGCCCGCATGACAACCCGCTGCTCATCGGCGGCGCCTGCGGTGTGGCCGCGCTCCTCGCGATCGCGAGCGGCCTCGTCCTGATGCGCTCCACCACCGACCCGGCGGCGTTGGCTGTGCTCACGGCATGCGGAACGCTGCCGGTACTTGCCTCGGCAATCGGGGTCAACCAGGTGCTCGCCGCGGTGCTGGCGGCCGCGCTCGCGGTGGGCATGCTGTGCATCGTGCTGGCCGCCACCGCGCTCCCCCGCATCGTCACGCAGATCTGGTCGGCGTTGTCGGCGGTTTCGGGGCTGATTGCCGTAGACGTCGCACTGCAGGGCTACGTCGAGGGCCCGGTGCTGCTGGCGTTGGCCATCATCATCGCCGTGGCCGGCCGCAGCGCCGTCGTGGCGCGTTGGGCCGCAGCCGGATTCGGCGTCCTCGGGGTCGGCTTGTTCTTCTCCTACGCGCCCCTGGATGCACTGTTGCGGGCGACCGTCGTCCCGACCCACATTGCGGTGTGCGTTCTGGCCGCCAGCGTGCTCGTCGTCGGGTTCGTGGTCGCGATGGCACGAGCGTGCGCCGGCCTTGGGCGTCGCGACCCCGACCTTGCCCGGGTGCTCGGCGGAGCCGCCGGAGGGTTAACCGTCTACGCCGCAACCGCGTTCACCGTCACTGCCGGTGTCCTCGTCGGCGGGACCGGCGGCGGCTTCCTGGCCGGCCACATGGTGGCCACCATCTGCTGGATCGGCATGGCGGCCGCGCTGTTCGTCTACGCGCTGCGACGGGCCGACCGCGAACACCGCACGGCGCCAATCACCGCCGGGCTCGCGCTCACCGCGGCCGCCACGGCGAAGCTGTTCCTCTTCGACCTGGCCACGCTGGACGGCATTTTCCGGGTGGCGGCGTTCATTGTCGTGGGGTTGGTGCTGCTGGGCATGGGCGCCGGCTACGCCCGCAGCCTCGCCGACAGGTAGGCGCGCGCCACTAACGCCCAGCGACGCGCAGCGCGGTGAGGGCGCGTCGCTCGGCTTCGTGTTCGGCCTGCGACAACGCCGCGTCCTCGGCGGCCGGATCGGGGAAGAGGAAGCCGCCGGAACCGGGCCTGCCGCCGAGACCTAATTTGTTCATCCGCTTGGGAATTGGCGCCCCCGCGTACTCCAGCGGAACCGGGTTCAGCGGTTGATGGAGTTCCACGTAGGCGCCGTGCGGCAGCCGCTTGATGATGCCGGTCTCGACGCCGTGCTCGAGCACCGCGCGGTCACTGCGCTGCAGCCCGATGCACCACCGATACGTGATGAAGTAGATGATCGGCGGCAGGATGACCATGCCGATCCGCCCGATCCACGTCGTCGCGTTCAGCGAGATGTGGAACTTCAACGCGATGATGTCGTTCATCGTCGACAGCGTGAGCACCAGGTAGAACGAAATCGCCATGGCGCCAACCGAAGTGCGCACCGGCACATCTCGGGGCCGCTGCAGCAGGTTGTGGTGTGCGCGATCGCCGGTGAACCGCTTCTCCAGGAACGGGTAGATCGTCAGCAGGGTGAAAATCACCCCCATGATCAGCGCGACGGCGGTGGGCGCGGGCACCGTGTGATGGCCGATGTAGAGTTCCCACGCCGGCCACAGCCGCTGCAGGCCGTCCGGCCACATCATGTAGAAGTCCGGCTGCGATCCCGCCGAAACTTGGGACGCCGTATAGGGACCCAGCTGCCAGATCGGGTTGATCTGCAGCAGGCCACCCATCAGGCCCAGCACCCCGACGACGACGGCGAAAAACGCGCCGGACTTGACCGCGAAAATCGGCATCACACGCACCCCGACGACGTTGGTTTCGGTGCGGGCCGGACCCGGGAACTGAGTGTGCTT is from Mycobacterium conspicuum and encodes:
- a CDS encoding DUF2339 domain-containing protein, translated to MTEPPRSDRAVFARLSEQFDALSRQMSRVSGELVELDRVIAAAGGATPNPAPPPHQNTTPYWYPQWPQYYPPAAPAPAPTFAYAAPPQPRPAAPEPAAESGWIGKLLAVAGVAVTLVGVVLLLVLAAKAGLLRPEIRVAGGTALSIALVGVAVWMRTRPGGRIGAIALAATGIAAAYLDVIAITTIYGWAPAPVGLVIAAVVGAAGLTLARRWDSEHLGLLVLVPLIGLAPVLTNGVDLLLVAFMMALSAAALPVQLGKDWTWMHAARIAAVSVPLLVTLIGISPHDNPLLIGGACGVAALLAIASGLVLMRSTTDPAALAVLTACGTLPVLASAIGVNQVLAAVLAAALAVGMLCIVLAATALPRIVTQIWSALSAVSGLIAVDVALQGYVEGPVLLALAIIIAVAGRSAVVARWAAAGFGVLGVGLFFSYAPLDALLRATVVPTHIAVCVLAASVLVVGFVVAMARACAGLGRRDPDLARVLGGAAGGLTVYAATAFTVTAGVLVGGTGGGFLAGHMVATICWIGMAAALFVYALRRADREHRTAPITAGLALTAAATAKLFLFDLATLDGIFRVAAFIVVGLVLLGMGAGYARSLADR
- the qcrB gene encoding cytochrome bc1 complex cytochrome b subunit, with product MSLQLADIDSRYHPSAALRRQLNKVFPTHWSFLLGEIAMYSFVVLLITGVYLTLFFDPSMTEVTYHGAYQPLRGVDMSRAYESALNISFEVRGGLFVRQVHHWAALMFVAAIMVHLARVFFTGAFRRPREANWVIGSILLILSMFEGYFGYSLPDDLLSGIGLRAALSSITLGIPVVGTWLHWALFGGDFPGTALIPRLYALHVLLLPGIILVLIAVHLAFVWFQKHTQFPGPARTETNVVGVRVMPIFAVKSGAFFAVVVGVLGLMGGLLQINPIWQLGPYTASQVSAGSQPDFYMMWPDGLQRLWPAWELYIGHHTVPAPTAVALIMGVIFTLLTIYPFLEKRFTGDRAHHNLLQRPRDVPVRTSVGAMAISFYLVLTLSTMNDIIALKFHISLNATTWIGRIGMVILPPIIYFITYRWCIGLQRSDRAVLEHGVETGIIKRLPHGAYVELHQPLNPVPLEYAGAPIPKRMNKLGLGGRPGSGGFLFPDPAAEDAALSQAEHEAERRALTALRVAGR